From Citricoccus sp. SGAir0253, a single genomic window includes:
- a CDS encoding Rossmann-like and DUF2520 domain-containing protein codes for MSSPFGNAPQSRPGRLGIGVIGAGKVGAVLGAALRNAGHAVTGVHAVSEASRTRAESLLPDVPVLEIPEILRRSELVLLAVPDDILPELVSGLAEAGHFQAGHLVVHTSGRHGVSVLDPVRPAGAIPLAIHPAMSFTGLSLDLARLQDCMFGVTADAIVLPVAQALVVEMGGEPTVIAEADRGTYHAALSHASNHLVTLTAQAAQLLASIGVEQTDRMLSPLMHASLENALANGDGALTGPVARGDVGTVRRHLEVLSALLEDGMPADVLQTYRQLARATAMRAHARGALRDDVAAGLLEVLAEGGPGTAPGAA; via the coding sequence ATGAGTTCGCCCTTCGGCAACGCACCGCAGAGCCGGCCCGGCCGGCTGGGGATCGGCGTCATCGGCGCCGGGAAGGTGGGGGCCGTGCTCGGGGCCGCCCTGCGCAACGCCGGCCACGCGGTCACGGGCGTCCACGCGGTCTCGGAGGCCTCCCGGACCCGGGCGGAGTCCCTGCTGCCGGACGTGCCGGTCCTCGAGATCCCCGAGATCCTGCGCCGCTCCGAGCTGGTCCTGCTCGCCGTGCCGGACGACATCCTGCCCGAGCTGGTCTCGGGGCTGGCCGAGGCGGGCCACTTCCAGGCCGGGCACCTGGTGGTGCACACCTCGGGCCGGCACGGGGTGTCCGTCCTGGACCCGGTGCGCCCGGCCGGGGCCATCCCGCTGGCCATCCACCCGGCGATGTCCTTCACGGGGCTGAGCCTGGACCTCGCGCGGCTGCAGGACTGCATGTTCGGCGTCACCGCGGACGCGATCGTCCTGCCCGTGGCCCAGGCCCTCGTGGTCGAGATGGGCGGGGAGCCGACCGTCATCGCCGAGGCCGACCGCGGGACCTACCACGCGGCCCTCTCGCACGCCTCGAACCACCTGGTCACCCTCACGGCGCAGGCGGCGCAGCTGCTCGCCTCGATCGGGGTGGAGCAGACGGACCGGATGCTCTCGCCGCTGATGCACGCCTCCCTGGAGAACGCGCTGGCCAACGGGGACGGGGCGCTCACCGGGCCGGTGGCGCGCGGCGACGTCGGCACCGTGCGCCGGCACCTCGAGGTGCTCTCCGCGCTCCTGGAGGACGGCATGCCCGCCGACGTGCTGCAGACCTACCGGCAGCTGGCCCGCGCGACGGCCATGCGCGCCCACGCGCGCGGTGCCCTGCGGGACGACGTCGCCGCCGGGCTGCTCGAGGTGCTCGCCGAGGGCGGGCCGGGGACCGCGCCCGGCGCCGCCTGA
- a CDS encoding DUF3618 domain-containing protein, whose translation MSNNPDEIRADIERTRHELGRDVDALAEKTSPTRAVHRQGDRVREGLVNLKESVMGSPHDTYDPYSAGTGSPGLADRAHGLADEAQHRAEDAVHAVQQAPARVRRSTRGNPLAAGLIALGAGWLVGSLIPASRAEQDAAERVKEHAGPVVDEAKSVARDMGEHLKPQAQDAVDSVKETATSGVEHVKAEGQDKAGHLKDESTRAAQNVKGASEQY comes from the coding sequence ATGAGCAACAATCCCGATGAGATCCGCGCCGACATCGAGCGCACCCGGCACGAGCTCGGCCGCGACGTGGACGCCCTGGCCGAGAAGACCAGTCCCACCCGGGCCGTCCACCGGCAGGGCGACCGCGTCCGCGAGGGCCTGGTCAACCTCAAGGAGTCGGTCATGGGATCACCCCATGACACCTACGACCCGTACTCCGCCGGGACCGGCTCGCCGGGCCTGGCCGACCGGGCCCACGGGCTCGCCGACGAGGCCCAGCACCGGGCCGAGGACGCCGTGCACGCCGTCCAGCAGGCCCCCGCCCGGGTCCGCCGCAGCACCCGTGGCAACCCGTTGGCGGCGGGGCTGATCGCCCTCGGCGCCGGCTGGCTCGTGGGCTCGCTCATCCCGGCCTCGCGTGCCGAGCAGGACGCCGCCGAGCGGGTGAAGGAGCACGCCGGGCCGGTGGTGGACGAGGCCAAGTCCGTGGCCCGGGACATGGGCGAACACCTCAAGCCCCAGGCGCAGGACGCCGTGGACTCCGTCAAGGAGACCGCGACCTCCGGCGTAGAGCACGTCAAGGCCGAGGGCCAGGACAAGGCGGGCCACCTCAAGGACGAGTCCACCCGGGCCGCGCAGAACGTCAAGGGCGCGAGCGAGCAGTACTGA
- a CDS encoding phage holin family protein codes for MTTDPRQEAPVPPRAAAAAASDPLGHPGPATGATAAPEPEAEFRARHESLGEMFASFSANLSTLFRQEIALAKAEATVEAKKAGTGAGMFAGAALAAVFVLLFLSTALMWALSAVMHPGWAALIVAVLWGIVAAVLALMGKKHFERLRGLRQTQETVQEIPATLNPNKETP; via the coding sequence ATGACCACGGACCCACGCCAGGAGGCGCCGGTGCCGCCCCGGGCGGCCGCCGCGGCCGCGAGCGACCCCCTGGGCCATCCCGGCCCCGCGACCGGGGCCACGGCAGCGCCCGAGCCCGAGGCCGAGTTCCGGGCCCGCCACGAGTCGCTCGGGGAGATGTTCGCCAGCTTCTCGGCGAACCTGAGCACCCTGTTCCGGCAGGAGATCGCCCTGGCCAAGGCCGAGGCCACGGTCGAGGCCAAGAAGGCCGGGACGGGCGCCGGGATGTTCGCCGGGGCCGCGCTCGCCGCCGTCTTCGTGCTGCTGTTCCTGTCCACCGCCCTCATGTGGGCGCTGTCCGCGGTCATGCACCCGGGCTGGGCGGCCCTGATCGTGGCCGTCCTGTGGGGCATCGTGGCCGCCGTCCTCGCCCTGATGGGCAAGAAGCACTTCGAACGCCTCCGGGGCCTGCGCCAGACCCAGGAGACGGTCCAGGAGATCCCCGCGACCCTGAACCCGAACAAGGAGACGCCATGA
- the panC gene encoding pantoate--beta-alanine ligase yields the protein MTPLDRVPDRTPVPAGTGLTLEDTVRQAPGDRPLPAVHATREGFRAALAARVRDVVASGVPEPTVGLVPTMGALHGGHAALVRQARQENDIVVASVFVNPLQFGDPADLENYPRTLEADRRVLGAEGCELVLAPGLEEMYPGYPDAPIVTVSAGAMGQVLEGASRPGHFDGVCTVVAKLWHAAMPPAPARLRSYFGQKDAQQLAVLRRMRADLDFDLEIRPVPLVRSPEGLALSSRNTRLSAEALRAALVLHRALDTLRLAAEAGRPLDVDAAREMVRAEPLATLDYLEVVDHATLEPLGAAELAGPLEREALALVAAEFEPVRLIDNMVLPAASA from the coding sequence GTGACCCCGCTCGACCGCGTTCCCGACCGCACTCCCGTCCCCGCCGGCACCGGCCTCACCCTGGAGGACACCGTCCGGCAGGCCCCCGGCGACCGCCCCCTGCCCGCCGTGCACGCCACCCGGGAGGGGTTCCGGGCGGCGCTCGCCGCCCGGGTGCGCGACGTCGTCGCCTCCGGGGTGCCCGAGCCCACCGTGGGCCTGGTCCCGACCATGGGCGCCCTGCACGGCGGGCACGCGGCCCTCGTGCGACAGGCGCGGCAGGAGAACGACATCGTGGTCGCCTCGGTCTTCGTCAACCCCCTGCAGTTCGGGGACCCCGCCGACCTGGAGAACTACCCGCGCACGCTCGAGGCGGACCGCCGGGTGCTCGGCGCGGAGGGCTGCGAGCTGGTCCTCGCCCCCGGGCTGGAGGAGATGTACCCCGGTTACCCGGACGCCCCGATCGTCACCGTCTCGGCCGGCGCCATGGGCCAGGTGCTCGAGGGCGCCAGCCGGCCGGGGCACTTCGACGGGGTCTGCACCGTCGTCGCCAAGCTCTGGCACGCGGCCATGCCGCCGGCCCCGGCCCGGCTGCGCAGCTACTTCGGCCAGAAGGACGCCCAGCAGCTGGCCGTGCTGCGGCGCATGCGGGCCGACCTCGACTTCGACCTCGAGATCCGCCCGGTGCCCCTCGTGCGGTCCCCCGAGGGGCTCGCCCTGTCCAGCCGGAACACGCGGCTGTCCGCCGAGGCCCTGCGGGCCGCCCTCGTCCTGCACCGCGCCCTGGACACCCTGCGGCTGGCCGCCGAGGCCGGCCGCCCGCTGGACGTGGACGCCGCGCGGGAGATGGTTCGGGCCGAGCCCCTGGCCACCCTGGACTACCTCGAGGTGGTGGACCACGCCACCCTCGAGCCGCTCGGCGCCGCGGAACTGGCCGGACCCCTCGAACGGGAGGCGCTCGCGCTGGTCGCCGCGGAGTTCGAGCCCGTGCGGCTCATCGACAACATGGTGTTGCCCGCCGCCTCGGCCTGA
- a CDS encoding M13 family metallopeptidase, which translates to MTETVTATRQPTAREDLYRHVNGAWMETASIPADQGSYGAFMELRDASEVAVRRIAEDAAGHFWSGPGASRESGPFTAGDDDAGARRRIGALYASFMDESAVEDRGLEPIVADLAEVTAVETPEEFIELSGRFQRSGVSGLIHTGALNDAGNPERMLLHLLQDGLGLPDESYYREERFAPLVADYRQHVANMFQLGGIGGDSPETRSDADRVVDLEARIAAAHWDVVKCRDAVARYNLLDRSALLDSFPLAERWLEGIGAAGSRSAEVVAWQPDFLAAMQRLLVEADLEDWKLWLQLQVLRSAAPYLTEAFVEEHFSFYGRKLAGAEEVKPRWKRGVGFVNGAVGEDVARLYVARHFPEGHKAAMDELVSTLLEAYRRSITTLEWMGEETRQRALEKLSMFKPMVGYPVKWIDYSALEVDPEDLVANVRAAAAFGFERDLSKIETGPDPEEWHMTPQTVNAYYSPLENAIVFPAAILQPPFFHPDRDPAENFGAIGAVIGHEIGHGFDDQGSQYAGDGSLQNWWTDEDRAAFEQRTARLVDQYEVLSPAEAPEHHVNGRLTLGENIGDLGGLGIAYEALGIWREEHGDAGPAGDGGGVADGDVPTVGGAGAARAGARPQADGPAERADAEAARVEQDRAFFASWAECWRQLSRPETTITRITSDPHSPNEFRCNQVVKNLDAFHEAFGTEPGDPMWLDPADRVTIW; encoded by the coding sequence GTGACCGAGACCGTGACCGCCACCCGCCAGCCCACCGCCCGTGAGGACCTGTACCGGCACGTCAACGGGGCGTGGATGGAGACCGCCTCGATCCCGGCCGACCAGGGGTCCTACGGGGCGTTCATGGAGTTGCGGGACGCCTCCGAGGTCGCGGTCCGGCGGATCGCGGAGGACGCCGCCGGGCACTTCTGGTCCGGCCCCGGGGCCAGCCGGGAGTCCGGCCCGTTCACCGCCGGGGACGACGACGCCGGGGCCCGCCGGCGCATCGGCGCCCTCTACGCCTCGTTCATGGACGAGTCCGCGGTGGAGGACCGCGGGCTGGAGCCCATCGTGGCCGACCTGGCCGAGGTGACGGCGGTGGAGACCCCCGAGGAATTCATCGAGCTCTCGGGCCGGTTCCAGCGCTCCGGGGTCAGCGGCCTGATCCACACGGGTGCCCTCAACGACGCCGGCAACCCCGAGCGCATGCTCCTGCACCTGCTGCAGGACGGCCTGGGCCTGCCGGACGAGTCCTACTACCGCGAGGAGCGTTTCGCCCCCCTCGTGGCGGACTACCGCCAGCACGTGGCCAACATGTTCCAGCTCGGCGGCATCGGCGGGGACTCCCCGGAGACCCGCTCGGACGCGGACCGCGTGGTGGACCTCGAGGCCCGTATCGCCGCCGCCCACTGGGACGTGGTGAAGTGCCGGGACGCCGTGGCCCGCTACAACCTGCTGGACCGCTCCGCGCTGCTGGACTCCTTCCCGCTCGCCGAGCGCTGGCTCGAGGGCATCGGCGCCGCCGGCTCGCGCAGCGCCGAGGTGGTCGCCTGGCAGCCGGACTTCCTCGCGGCGATGCAGCGCCTGCTCGTGGAGGCCGACCTGGAGGACTGGAAGCTGTGGCTGCAGCTGCAGGTGCTGCGCTCGGCCGCCCCGTACCTCACGGAGGCCTTCGTGGAGGAGCACTTCAGCTTCTACGGCCGCAAGCTCGCCGGGGCGGAGGAGGTCAAGCCGCGGTGGAAGCGCGGCGTGGGCTTCGTCAACGGCGCGGTGGGCGAGGACGTGGCCCGGCTCTACGTGGCGCGGCACTTCCCCGAGGGGCACAAGGCGGCCATGGACGAGCTGGTCTCCACGCTGCTCGAGGCCTACCGGCGGTCCATCACCACGCTCGAGTGGATGGGGGAGGAGACCCGGCAGCGGGCCCTGGAGAAGCTGTCCATGTTCAAGCCGATGGTCGGGTACCCGGTGAAGTGGATCGACTACTCCGCCCTCGAGGTGGACCCCGAGGACCTCGTGGCCAACGTGCGGGCCGCCGCCGCGTTCGGCTTCGAGCGGGACCTGTCCAAGATCGAGACGGGGCCGGACCCGGAGGAGTGGCACATGACCCCGCAGACGGTCAACGCCTACTACTCGCCCCTGGAGAACGCGATCGTGTTCCCGGCGGCCATCCTGCAGCCGCCGTTCTTCCACCCGGACCGCGACCCCGCGGAGAACTTCGGGGCCATCGGCGCGGTGATCGGCCACGAGATCGGCCACGGCTTCGACGACCAGGGCTCGCAGTATGCCGGGGACGGCTCGCTGCAGAACTGGTGGACGGACGAGGACCGCGCCGCGTTCGAGCAGCGCACCGCGCGGCTCGTGGACCAGTACGAGGTCCTCTCCCCCGCCGAGGCGCCGGAGCACCACGTCAACGGGCGGCTCACCCTGGGCGAGAACATCGGGGACCTGGGCGGGCTGGGCATCGCGTACGAGGCCCTCGGGATCTGGCGCGAGGAGCACGGCGACGCCGGCCCGGCCGGCGACGGCGGCGGGGTGGCCGACGGCGACGTGCCCACGGTCGGCGGCGCCGGGGCGGCGCGGGCCGGGGCCCGGCCGCAGGCGGACGGCCCGGCCGAGCGGGCGGACGCGGAGGCGGCGCGCGTGGAGCAGGACCGGGCGTTCTTCGCCTCCTGGGCCGAGTGCTGGCGCCAGCTGTCCCGGCCGGAGACCACCATCACCCGGATCACCTCGGACCCGCACTCCCCGAACGAGTTCCGGTGCAACCAGGTGGTGAAGAACCTCGACGCCTTCCACGAGGCCTTCGGCACCGAGCCGGGGGACCCCATGTGGCTGGACCCGGCCGACCGCGTCACCATCTGGTGA
- the lysS gene encoding lysine--tRNA ligase codes for MTTQNTPVPPATAGGQPSDPTTSDQRQVRRDKRGEILAAGREAYPVAVERTHSLTEVRAAYPDLEPGAETGERVAVAGRVVFLRNTGKLCFATLQEGGEDGAGARLQVMVSLAKVGEESLADWKRLVDLGDHLAVQGEVIASRRGELSIMAEGWQMASKALRPLPVLHAELNEETRVRQRYADLIVRPEARQMVHTRAAVIRSIRRTLEDHGYVEVETPILQLIHGGAHARPFKTHLNAFDQDMTLRIATELYLKRAVVGGIDRVFEIGRVFRNEGVDSTHSPEFTTLESYEAWADMHVMARRMQEMILNAADAVGAGRTLETPRGTVDLGGEWRWLAVYPGLSEAVGQEVTPDTPADVLRRIAEEHEVAFDPFWDEQKLVIELFGEIVEPTLINPTFVYNYPPAAQPLARPHRSEPGVIEAWDLIIGGMERGTAFSELIDPVIQRERLTAQSEAAAAGDDEAMQLDEDFLRALEYGAPPMGGIGLGIDRLVMLFTGAGIRETILFPLLKPEAPGAAG; via the coding sequence GTGACGACCCAGAACACCCCGGTCCCGCCGGCGACGGCGGGCGGCCAGCCCAGCGACCCCACGACGAGCGACCAGCGGCAGGTGCGCCGGGACAAGCGCGGTGAGATCCTCGCCGCCGGCCGGGAGGCGTACCCCGTCGCCGTGGAGCGCACGCACTCCCTGACCGAGGTCCGCGCCGCGTACCCGGACCTGGAGCCGGGGGCCGAGACCGGTGAGCGGGTCGCCGTGGCCGGGCGCGTGGTGTTCCTGCGCAACACCGGCAAGCTGTGCTTCGCGACGCTCCAGGAGGGCGGCGAGGACGGCGCCGGGGCCCGGCTGCAGGTCATGGTCTCCCTGGCCAAGGTCGGGGAGGAGTCCCTCGCGGACTGGAAGCGCCTCGTGGACCTGGGCGACCACCTGGCGGTCCAGGGCGAGGTGATCGCCTCGCGGCGCGGGGAGCTGTCCATCATGGCCGAGGGCTGGCAGATGGCCTCCAAGGCGTTGCGGCCGCTGCCCGTGCTGCACGCCGAGCTCAACGAGGAGACGCGGGTGCGCCAGCGCTACGCGGACCTCATCGTGCGCCCCGAGGCACGGCAGATGGTGCACACCCGGGCCGCGGTCATCCGCTCGATCCGGCGCACCCTCGAGGACCACGGCTACGTGGAGGTGGAGACCCCCATCCTCCAGCTCATCCACGGCGGCGCCCACGCCCGCCCCTTCAAGACGCACCTGAACGCGTTCGACCAGGACATGACCCTGCGCATCGCCACCGAGCTCTACCTCAAGCGGGCCGTGGTGGGCGGCATCGACCGGGTCTTCGAGATCGGCCGGGTGTTCCGCAACGAGGGCGTGGACTCCACCCACTCCCCGGAGTTCACCACCCTGGAGTCCTACGAGGCCTGGGCGGACATGCACGTCATGGCCCGGCGGATGCAGGAGATGATCCTCAACGCCGCGGACGCCGTCGGCGCCGGGCGCACGCTCGAGACCCCGCGCGGCACCGTGGACCTGGGCGGGGAGTGGCGCTGGCTGGCCGTGTACCCCGGGCTGTCCGAGGCCGTGGGCCAGGAGGTCACCCCGGACACCCCGGCGGACGTGCTGCGTCGGATCGCCGAGGAGCACGAGGTGGCCTTCGACCCGTTCTGGGACGAGCAGAAGCTCGTGATCGAGCTGTTCGGGGAGATCGTGGAGCCCACGCTCATCAACCCCACGTTCGTGTACAACTACCCGCCGGCGGCCCAGCCGCTGGCGCGCCCGCACCGCTCCGAGCCCGGGGTGATCGAGGCCTGGGACCTCATCATCGGCGGCATGGAGCGGGGCACCGCCTTCTCCGAGCTCATCGACCCGGTCATCCAGCGCGAGCGGCTCACCGCCCAGTCCGAGGCCGCCGCCGCGGGCGACGACGAGGCCATGCAGCTCGACGAGGACTTCCTGCGCGCGCTGGAGTACGGCGCCCCGCCGATGGGCGGCATCGGCCTCGGCATCGATCGCCTGGTCATGCTCTTCACCGGCGCCGGCATCCGGGAGACCATCCTGTTCCCGCTGCTCAAGCCGGAGGCGCCGGGGGCCGCCGGCTGA
- a CDS encoding Lsr2 family protein, which produces MAQKVEVVLVDDLDGTPAEETLQFALDGRHYEIDLSAEHAKELRTTLKAYIRKARAVAPPAPANEAAKIREWAAENGYEVSQRGRLHRDIVEAYRNAKK; this is translated from the coding sequence GTGGCGCAGAAAGTGGAAGTGGTCTTGGTTGACGATCTAGACGGAACTCCGGCCGAGGAGACGCTCCAGTTCGCCCTGGACGGTCGGCACTACGAGATCGACCTCTCGGCGGAGCACGCGAAGGAACTGCGGACCACGCTCAAGGCGTACATCCGCAAGGCGCGCGCGGTCGCCCCGCCGGCCCCCGCCAACGAGGCGGCGAAGATCCGGGAGTGGGCGGCGGAGAACGGCTACGAGGTGTCCCAGCGCGGACGGCTGCACCGGGACATCGTGGAGGCCTACCGCAACGCCAAGAAGTAG
- a CDS encoding ATP-dependent Clp protease ATP-binding subunit, with the protein MFERFTDRARRVVVLAQEEARMLNHSYIGTEHILLGLIHEGEGVAAKALESLNISLGAVREQVQEIIGQGQQTPSGHIPFTPRAKKVLELSLREALQLGHNYIGTEHILLGLIREGEGVAAQVLVKLGADLNRVRQTVIQLLSGYQGGAGGKEAAGAGVSSGGQTEGAPAGSVVLDQFGRNLTAAAREGKLDPVIGRALEMERVMQVLSRRTKNNPVLIGEPGVGKTAVVEGLAQAIVRGDVPETLTDKQLYTLDLGSLVAGSRYRGDFEERLKKVLKEIRTRGDIILFIDEIHTLVGAGAAEGAIDAASILKPMLARGELQTIGATTLDEYRKHIEKDAALERRFQPIQVNEPSVDETTEILRGLRDRYEAHHRVSITEDALRAAASLADRYISDRFLPDKAIDLIDEAGARLRIKRMTTPPEIKEYDSRIAEVRAEKEAAIDGQDFEGAANLRDQEQKLTDERNRKEEEWRTGVTEGIAEVNEDLIAEVLSASTGIPVFKLTEEETDRLRNMEAELHQRVIGQDEAIKSLSQAIRRTRAGLKDPHRPSGSFIFAGPTGVGKTELAKALAEFLFGDEDALITLDMSEFQEKHTVSRLFGAPPGYVGYEEGGQLTEKVRRRPFSVVLFDEVEKAHADLFNSLLQILEDGRLTDSQGRVVDFKNTVIIMTTNLGTKDISKGVMTGFQSASDTQTGYDRMKGKVQEELRQHFRPEFLNRVDDVIVFPQLSKGEIVQIVDLFIARLQKRLDDQDLTITVTPAAKGFLADRGYDPAFGARPLRRTIQHLVEDQLSEKILFGEILPGSSITVDLEGEGETAKLTFASSGRPEAIEGTHVAGEIEAQASGQ; encoded by the coding sequence ATGTTTGAGAGATTCACGGACCGTGCCCGGCGGGTGGTGGTGCTCGCGCAGGAAGAGGCGCGGATGCTCAACCACAGCTACATCGGTACCGAGCACATCCTGCTCGGTCTGATCCACGAAGGCGAGGGAGTGGCCGCCAAGGCCCTCGAGTCGCTCAACATCTCCCTGGGGGCCGTGCGCGAGCAGGTCCAGGAGATCATCGGCCAGGGCCAGCAGACCCCCTCCGGCCACATCCCCTTCACGCCGCGCGCGAAGAAGGTCCTGGAGCTCTCCCTGCGCGAGGCGCTGCAGCTGGGCCACAACTACATCGGCACCGAGCACATCCTGCTCGGCCTCATCCGCGAGGGCGAGGGCGTCGCCGCCCAGGTGCTCGTGAAGCTCGGGGCGGACCTGAACCGCGTCCGCCAGACGGTCATCCAGCTGCTGTCCGGCTACCAGGGCGGGGCCGGCGGCAAGGAGGCCGCGGGGGCCGGAGTGTCCTCCGGCGGCCAGACCGAGGGCGCCCCGGCCGGCTCCGTGGTGCTGGACCAGTTCGGCCGGAACCTCACCGCCGCCGCCCGCGAGGGCAAGCTGGACCCGGTGATCGGCCGCGCGCTCGAGATGGAGCGCGTCATGCAGGTGCTCTCCCGGCGCACCAAGAACAACCCGGTCCTGATCGGCGAGCCCGGCGTCGGCAAGACCGCCGTGGTCGAGGGCCTGGCCCAGGCGATCGTGCGCGGGGACGTGCCGGAGACGCTGACGGACAAGCAGCTGTACACGCTGGACCTCGGGTCCCTCGTGGCCGGCTCCCGCTACCGCGGTGACTTCGAGGAACGCCTGAAGAAGGTCCTCAAGGAGATCCGCACCCGCGGGGACATCATCCTGTTCATCGACGAGATCCACACCCTCGTCGGGGCCGGTGCCGCCGAGGGCGCGATCGACGCGGCCTCCATCCTCAAGCCCATGCTGGCCCGCGGCGAGCTGCAGACCATCGGCGCCACCACGCTGGACGAGTACCGCAAGCACATCGAGAAGGACGCCGCGCTCGAGCGCCGCTTCCAGCCGATCCAGGTCAACGAGCCCTCCGTGGACGAGACCACCGAGATCCTGCGCGGCCTGCGGGACCGCTACGAGGCCCACCACCGGGTGTCCATCACCGAGGACGCCCTGCGGGCCGCCGCCTCCCTCGCGGACCGCTACATCTCCGACCGGTTCCTGCCGGACAAGGCGATCGACCTGATCGACGAGGCCGGGGCGCGGCTGCGCATCAAGCGCATGACCACCCCGCCGGAGATCAAGGAGTACGACTCCCGGATCGCCGAGGTGCGCGCCGAGAAGGAGGCGGCCATCGACGGCCAGGACTTCGAGGGCGCCGCCAACCTGCGCGACCAGGAGCAGAAGCTCACGGACGAGCGCAACCGCAAGGAAGAGGAGTGGCGCACCGGCGTCACCGAGGGCATCGCCGAGGTGAACGAGGACCTCATCGCGGAGGTGCTGTCCGCCTCCACCGGCATCCCGGTCTTCAAGCTCACCGAGGAGGAGACCGACCGCCTGCGGAACATGGAGGCCGAGCTCCACCAGCGGGTCATCGGCCAGGACGAGGCCATCAAGTCCCTGTCCCAGGCCATCCGGCGCACCCGGGCCGGGCTCAAGGACCCGCACCGGCCCTCGGGCTCGTTCATCTTCGCCGGGCCCACGGGCGTCGGCAAGACCGAGCTGGCCAAGGCGCTGGCGGAGTTCCTGTTCGGGGACGAGGACGCCCTCATCACCCTGGACATGTCCGAGTTCCAGGAGAAGCACACCGTCTCCCGGCTCTTCGGTGCCCCTCCCGGCTACGTCGGGTACGAGGAGGGCGGCCAGCTGACCGAGAAGGTCCGCCGCCGGCCGTTCTCCGTGGTGCTGTTCGACGAGGTGGAGAAGGCGCACGCCGACCTGTTCAACTCCCTCCTGCAGATCCTCGAGGACGGTCGCCTGACCGACTCCCAGGGCCGCGTGGTGGACTTCAAGAACACCGTGATCATCATGACCACGAACCTCGGCACCAAGGACATCTCCAAGGGCGTCATGACGGGCTTCCAGTCCGCCTCGGACACCCAGACCGGGTACGACCGGATGAAGGGCAAGGTCCAGGAGGAACTGCGCCAGCACTTCCGGCCCGAGTTTCTCAACCGCGTGGACGACGTCATCGTCTTCCCCCAGCTGTCCAAGGGCGAGATCGTGCAGATCGTGGACCTGTTCATCGCCCGGCTGCAGAAGCGGCTGGACGACCAGGACCTCACCATCACGGTCACCCCGGCCGCGAAGGGCTTCCTGGCGGACCGCGGCTACGACCCGGCCTTCGGTGCCCGCCCGCTGCGGCGGACCATCCAGCACCTGGTGGAGGACCAGCTCTCGGAGAAGATCCTCTTCGGGGAGATCCTCCCGGGCTCGAGCATCACCGTGGACCTCGAGGGCGAGGGGGAGACCGCCAAGCTCACCTTCGCCTCCAGCGGCAGGCCCGAGGCGATCGAGGGCACGCACGTGGCCGGCGAGATCGAGGCGCAGGCCTCCGGCCAGTGA
- a CDS encoding amino-acid N-acetyltransferase: protein MDSPQLHLRPARTQDVPAIRALVEPLARQRVLLQKEAVAYYEAIQEFLVAEAPDGSLAGFGALHVIWEDIAEVRTLATSPDWRGHGVGHLLLERLLDRARSVGVGRVFCLTFEVEFFTRHGFEVMADQSAVDPEVYSELLRSHDEGVAEFLDLARVKPNTLGNTRMIHHL from the coding sequence ATGGACTCCCCCCAGCTGCACCTCCGTCCGGCTCGGACGCAGGACGTCCCGGCGATCCGCGCCCTCGTGGAGCCGCTCGCGCGCCAGCGGGTGCTGCTCCAGAAGGAGGCGGTGGCCTACTACGAGGCCATCCAGGAGTTCCTCGTGGCGGAGGCCCCGGACGGTTCCCTCGCGGGCTTCGGGGCCCTGCACGTGATCTGGGAGGACATCGCCGAGGTGCGCACGCTGGCCACCTCCCCGGACTGGCGGGGGCACGGCGTGGGGCACCTGCTGCTCGAGCGGCTGCTGGACCGGGCGCGGTCCGTGGGCGTGGGCCGGGTGTTCTGCCTGACGTTCGAGGTGGAGTTCTTCACGCGCCATGGCTTCGAGGTCATGGCGGACCAGTCCGCGGTGGACCCTGAGGTCTACTCGGAGCTGCTGCGCTCGCACGACGAGGGCGTGGCCGAGTTCCTCGACCTGGCCCGGGTCAAGCCCAACACCCTCGGCAACACCCGCATGATCCACCACCTGTGA
- a CDS encoding CsbD family protein produces MGTGDRVEHGMEEAKGKIKQGIGEATDNDRLKSEGRADEAKGNLKNAVEDVKDAFRGDKH; encoded by the coding sequence ATGGGTACCGGAGATCGCGTGGAACACGGCATGGAGGAGGCCAAGGGCAAGATCAAGCAGGGCATCGGCGAGGCGACGGACAACGACCGCCTGAAGTCCGAGGGCCGTGCCGACGAGGCCAAGGGCAACCTCAAGAACGCCGTCGAGGACGTCAAGGACGCCTTCCGCGGGGACAAGCACTGA